From Gimesia panareensis, the proteins below share one genomic window:
- a CDS encoding BlaI/MecI/CopY family transcriptional regulator: MNQSKEKIPDAERDVLVCLNQLGEATVKELCQALEPVRKMEPSSVMTLLKRLEGRKLVTKRKADKGKAFLFRVTRESVRAYRHLLNDLFQGVFGGDTLAFMSSFFETRKPTEEEITQLQQLLDELRTQKQKKGDQ, encoded by the coding sequence ATGAATCAGTCCAAAGAAAAAATCCCGGATGCGGAACGCGATGTCCTGGTCTGCTTGAATCAACTGGGTGAGGCCACGGTGAAAGAACTCTGCCAGGCACTGGAACCGGTGCGGAAGATGGAACCTTCGTCGGTGATGACGCTGCTCAAGCGGCTAGAGGGCCGCAAGCTGGTGACGAAACGCAAAGCCGACAAAGGGAAAGCCTTCCTGTTTCGGGTGACCCGTGAGTCGGTGCGGGCTTATCGGCATCTGTTGAACGACCTGTTTCAGGGGGTGTTCGGCGGCGACACGCTGGCGTTTATGTCTTCGTTCTTCGAAACGCGGAAGCCGACTGAAGAGGAAATCACCCAGTTGCAACAACTGCTGGACGAGCTGCGGACACAGAAGCAAAAAAAGGGAGACCAATGA